The following proteins are co-located in the Castanea sativa cultivar Marrone di Chiusa Pesio chromosome 8, ASM4071231v1 genome:
- the LOC142607407 gene encoding putative LRR receptor-like serine/threonine-protein kinase At1g06840 isoform X2, with product MSVCERDGCESCDHQHHKQLGCSSLWRPGQEEATATNVKKPLTSPQEVKALQAIKSSLIDPNGNLSDWDQEDPCTSIWTGVFCYNTTLDDKYQHVERLLLLRMNLSGTLSPEIGRLSNLKILDFMWNNISGSIPKEIGNIMTLELLLLNGNQLTGSLPEELGYFPNLDRIQIDENHISGPVPKSFANLTKTKHFHMNNNSISGQIPPELSRLPSLIHFLLDNNNLSGYLPPEFSELPNLQILQFDNNNFDGTTIPASYSKMSKLLKLSLRNCSLQGPIPDFSQIPSLYYLDLSSNQLNGTIPSDRFSQNITTILLSHNHISGTIPTNFSYLPRLQRLSIANNSLSGSVPSFIWQNRAFNGMEKFTVELQNNNLTNISGTTYLPPNVSVWLQENPLCLNSNLAQFCRPEIEEDKNSQSSTNTTSVCPVPAQACPSSYEYSPTSPVVCFCALPLFVGYRLKSPAFSDFRPYRNYFEEFLTSRLELSLYQLYIDSFTWEEGPRLGMKLKFFPLSDSVNNAPTFNKSEVQRIFDLFTSWKIHNNDLFGPAELISFPILGFYKYDDANSPSSGLSKGALAGLVLGIIAGAVALSAVVTLLILRMRVRNYHARSRRRHSSMSSIKIDGVKDFTYREMAMATNSFDNSSEVGQGGYGKVYKGILADGVVVAIKRAQEGSLQGEKEFLTEIELLSRLHHRNLVSLIGYCDEEGEQMLVYEFMSNGTLRDHLSAKCKEPLSFATRLRIALGSAKGILYLHTEADPPVFHRDIKASNILLDSKYMAKVADFGLSRLAPVPDIEGMVPTHVSTVVKGTPGYLDPEYFLTRKLTDKSDVYSLGVVFLELLTGKQPISHGKNIVREVNVASKSDMIFSVIDGRMGSYPPKCVVKFLNLALKCCGDETDARPSMAEAVRELESIWHMMPDSDIISVGPMVTNAEKVATPPSSSSTVKDPYASEISGIELVSGDIPSIAPR from the exons ATGTCGGTTTGTGAAAGAGATGGGTGTGAATCGTGTGATCACCAACATCACAAACAACTTGGGTGTTCCTCATTATGGCGACCTGGTCAGGAAGAAGCTACCGCTACTAATGTCAAG AAACCGCTTACCAGCCCCCAAGAAG TGAAGGCTTTGCAGGCCATCAAGAGCAGTTTGATAGATCCCAATGGGAATCTGAGTGATTGGGATCAAGAAGACCCATGTACATCAATTTGGACCGGGGTTTTCTGCTACAATACAACTTTAGACGATAAATATCAACATGTTGAACGATT GCTACTACTACGTATGAATTTGTCAGGAACTTTATCACCAGAGATTGGCCGcttatcaaatttgaaaatatt GGATTTTATGTGGAATAACATAAGTGGGAGTATACCTAAGGAGATAGGCAATATTATGACTTTGGAACTCTT GCTTTTAAATGGAAACCAATTAACAGGTTCCTTACCTGAAGAGCTTGGTTATTTTCCAAACTTGGACAGAATACAAATTGACGAAAACCATATATCAGGACCAGTACCTAAATCATTTGCAAACTTGACCAAAACAAAGCACTT TCACATGAACAACAATTCGATCAGTGGGCAAATCCCGCCTGAGCTATCCAGATTACCGAGTCTTATTCACTT CCTTCTTgataataacaacttatcaggGTATCTTCCACCAGAGTTCTCCGAACTGCCAAATTTGCAGATACT TCAATTTGATAACAATAACTTCGATGGGACTACAATTCCAGCTTCTTATAGCAAGATGTCTAAATTGCTGAAGTT GAGCCTTAGGAACTGCAGTTTGCAAGGACCAATTCCTGATTTTAGCCAAATACCAAGCCTTTATTATCt AGACCTCAGTTCAAATCAGCTAAATGGAACCATACCTTCAGATAGGTTTTCTCAGAATATCACGACTAT CTTGTTATCCCACAACCATATTTCTGGAACAATTCCCACCAACTTTTCTTATCTTCCTCGTCTCCAAAGACT GTCGATTGCAAACAATTCATTAAGTGGCTCTGTTCCATCCTTCATTTGGCAAAATAGGGCTTTTAATGGAATGGAGAAATTTACAGT GGAGTTGCAGAATAATAATCTTACAAATATCAGTGGCACTACTTATCTACCTCCAAATGTTTCTGTCTG GCTTCAAGAGAATCCCTTATGCTTGAACTCCAACCTAGCCCAGTTCTGTAGACCTGAAATTGAGGAAGACAAAAACAGTCAGAGTTCAAcgaataccacttctgtttgtCCGGTTCCGGCTCAAGCATGCCCATCCTCTTACGAATATTCCCCTACATCTCCAGTAGTTTGTTTCTGTGCTCTTCctttgtttgttggatatcGGTTGAAAAGTCCCGCATTCTCAGATTTTCGTCCGTACAGAAATTATTTTGAGGAGTTCCTGACATCTCGTCTTGAGTTATCTCTTTATCAGCTGTACATTGATTCATTTACATGGGAAGAAGGACCTCGATTGGGAATGAAATTGAAGTTCTTTCCTTTATCTGATTCTGTAAACAATGCTCCTACCTTCAATAAGAGCGAGGTTCAGCGAATCTTTGATTTATTCACATCATGGAAAATTCACAATAATGACCTTTTTGGACCTGCTGAACTTATCAGCTTTCCTATACTGGGCTTCTATAAATATG ATGATGCCAACTCTCCAAGTTCTGGTTTAAGCAAAGGTGCATTGGCTGGCCTAGTATTGGGAATCATTGCAGGTGCAGTTGCATTGTCTGCAGTTGTTACTCTTCTGATACTGAGAATGCGTGTGAGGAATTACCATGCGCGTTCAAGAAGACGCCATT CGTCTATGAGCTCCATAAAAATTGATGGTGTAAAGGATTTCACTTATAGAGAAATGGCTATGGCTACAAACAGTTTTGACAACTCCAGTGAGGTTGGCCAAGGAGGGTATGGTAAGGTTTATAAAGGCATTCTAGCTGATGGTGTAGTTGTGGCCATAAAACGTGCACAAGAGGGATCTTTACAGGGTGAAAAAGAGTTCTTGACAGAGATAGAATTGTTGTCAAGGTTACATCATCGAAACCTTGTGTCTTTGATTGGGTATTGTGATGAAGAAGGTGAACAG ATGTTGGTCTATGAGTTTATGTCAAATGGTACTCTGAGGGATCACCTTTCTG CCAAGTGTAAAGAACCTCTGAGTTTTGCTACGAGATTGAGAATTGCCCTAGGATCGGCTAAGGGCATCCTCTACCTGCATACTGAAGCTGATCCTCCAGTATTTCACCGAGATATCAAGGCCAGTAACATATTATTGGACTCCAAGTATATGGCAAAAGTTGCTGATTTTGGACTTTCACGACTTGCACCAGTTCCAGATATTGAAGGGATGGTGCCTACTCATGTATCCACAGTTGTTAAGGGGACACCA GGTTACCTTGATCCGGAGTATTTCTTAACTCGTAAATTGACAGACAAGAGTGATGTTTATAGCCTTGGTGTTGTTTTTCTTGAACTCCTGACTGGGAAGCAGCCAATCTCACATGGAAAAAACATTGTTAGAGAG GTTAATGTTGCGAGTAAATCTGATATGATATTTTCGGTCATTGATGGGCGAATGGGATCTTATCCTCCTAAATGCGTGgtgaaatttttgaatttggctcTCAAGTGTTGCGGAGATGAGACAGATGCTAGACCTTCAATGGCAGAGGCGGTTAGAGAACTTGAAAGTATATGGCATATGATGCCTGATTCCGACATTATATCAGTAGGTCCTATGGTCACTAATGCTGAAAAGGTTGCAActccaccatcatcatcctctacgGTGAAGGATCCTTATGCATCAGAGATATCTGGCATTGAACTAGTTAGTGGAGACATTCCATCTATCGCACCTAGATAG
- the LOC142607407 gene encoding putative LRR receptor-like serine/threonine-protein kinase At1g06840 isoform X3, translating into MHLSRVWTCGLLIVAWLCCSSLLIGAQKPLTSPQEVKALQAIKSSLIDPNGNLSDWDQEDPCTSIWTGVFCYNTTLDDKYQHVERLLLLRMNLSGTLSPEIGRLSNLKILDFMWNNISGSIPKEIGNIMTLELLLLNGNQLTGSLPEELGYFPNLDRIQIDENHISGPVPKSFANLTKTKHFHMNNNSISGQIPPELSRLPSLIHFLLDNNNLSGYLPPEFSELPNLQILQFDNNNFDGTTIPASYSKMSKLLKLSLRNCSLQGPIPDFSQIPSLYYLDLSSNQLNGTIPSDRFSQNITTILLSHNHISGTIPTNFSYLPRLQRLSIANNSLSGSVPSFIWQNRAFNGMEKFTVELQNNNLTNISGTTYLPPNVSVWLQENPLCLNSNLAQFCRPEIEEDKNSQSSTNTTSVCPVPAQACPSSYEYSPTSPVVCFCALPLFVGYRLKSPAFSDFRPYRNYFEEFLTSRLELSLYQLYIDSFTWEEGPRLGMKLKFFPLSDSVNNAPTFNKSEVQRIFDLFTSWKIHNNDLFGPAELISFPILGFYKYDDANSPSSGLSKGALAGLVLGIIAGAVALSAVVTLLILRMRVRNYHARSRRRHSSMSSIKIDGVKDFTYREMAMATNSFDNSSEVGQGGYGKVYKGILADGVVVAIKRAQEGSLQGEKEFLTEIELLSRLHHRNLVSLIGYCDEEGEQMLVYEFMSNGTLRDHLSAKCKEPLSFATRLRIALGSAKGILYLHTEADPPVFHRDIKASNILLDSKYMAKVADFGLSRLAPVPDIEGMVPTHVSTVVKGTPGYLDPEYFLTRKLTDKSDVYSLGVVFLELLTGKQPISHGKNIVREVNVASKSDMIFSVIDGRMGSYPPKCVVKFLNLALKCCGDETDARPSMAEAVRELESIWHMMPDSDIISVGPMVTNAEKVATPPSSSSTVKDPYASEISGIELVSGDIPSIAPR; encoded by the exons ATGCATCTATCAAGAGTTTGGACGTGTGGATTACTTATTGTTGCATGGTTGTGTTGTTCTTCACTACTTATTGGAGCTCAGAAACCGCTTACCAGCCCCCAAGAAG TGAAGGCTTTGCAGGCCATCAAGAGCAGTTTGATAGATCCCAATGGGAATCTGAGTGATTGGGATCAAGAAGACCCATGTACATCAATTTGGACCGGGGTTTTCTGCTACAATACAACTTTAGACGATAAATATCAACATGTTGAACGATT GCTACTACTACGTATGAATTTGTCAGGAACTTTATCACCAGAGATTGGCCGcttatcaaatttgaaaatatt GGATTTTATGTGGAATAACATAAGTGGGAGTATACCTAAGGAGATAGGCAATATTATGACTTTGGAACTCTT GCTTTTAAATGGAAACCAATTAACAGGTTCCTTACCTGAAGAGCTTGGTTATTTTCCAAACTTGGACAGAATACAAATTGACGAAAACCATATATCAGGACCAGTACCTAAATCATTTGCAAACTTGACCAAAACAAAGCACTT TCACATGAACAACAATTCGATCAGTGGGCAAATCCCGCCTGAGCTATCCAGATTACCGAGTCTTATTCACTT CCTTCTTgataataacaacttatcaggGTATCTTCCACCAGAGTTCTCCGAACTGCCAAATTTGCAGATACT TCAATTTGATAACAATAACTTCGATGGGACTACAATTCCAGCTTCTTATAGCAAGATGTCTAAATTGCTGAAGTT GAGCCTTAGGAACTGCAGTTTGCAAGGACCAATTCCTGATTTTAGCCAAATACCAAGCCTTTATTATCt AGACCTCAGTTCAAATCAGCTAAATGGAACCATACCTTCAGATAGGTTTTCTCAGAATATCACGACTAT CTTGTTATCCCACAACCATATTTCTGGAACAATTCCCACCAACTTTTCTTATCTTCCTCGTCTCCAAAGACT GTCGATTGCAAACAATTCATTAAGTGGCTCTGTTCCATCCTTCATTTGGCAAAATAGGGCTTTTAATGGAATGGAGAAATTTACAGT GGAGTTGCAGAATAATAATCTTACAAATATCAGTGGCACTACTTATCTACCTCCAAATGTTTCTGTCTG GCTTCAAGAGAATCCCTTATGCTTGAACTCCAACCTAGCCCAGTTCTGTAGACCTGAAATTGAGGAAGACAAAAACAGTCAGAGTTCAAcgaataccacttctgtttgtCCGGTTCCGGCTCAAGCATGCCCATCCTCTTACGAATATTCCCCTACATCTCCAGTAGTTTGTTTCTGTGCTCTTCctttgtttgttggatatcGGTTGAAAAGTCCCGCATTCTCAGATTTTCGTCCGTACAGAAATTATTTTGAGGAGTTCCTGACATCTCGTCTTGAGTTATCTCTTTATCAGCTGTACATTGATTCATTTACATGGGAAGAAGGACCTCGATTGGGAATGAAATTGAAGTTCTTTCCTTTATCTGATTCTGTAAACAATGCTCCTACCTTCAATAAGAGCGAGGTTCAGCGAATCTTTGATTTATTCACATCATGGAAAATTCACAATAATGACCTTTTTGGACCTGCTGAACTTATCAGCTTTCCTATACTGGGCTTCTATAAATATG ATGATGCCAACTCTCCAAGTTCTGGTTTAAGCAAAGGTGCATTGGCTGGCCTAGTATTGGGAATCATTGCAGGTGCAGTTGCATTGTCTGCAGTTGTTACTCTTCTGATACTGAGAATGCGTGTGAGGAATTACCATGCGCGTTCAAGAAGACGCCATT CGTCTATGAGCTCCATAAAAATTGATGGTGTAAAGGATTTCACTTATAGAGAAATGGCTATGGCTACAAACAGTTTTGACAACTCCAGTGAGGTTGGCCAAGGAGGGTATGGTAAGGTTTATAAAGGCATTCTAGCTGATGGTGTAGTTGTGGCCATAAAACGTGCACAAGAGGGATCTTTACAGGGTGAAAAAGAGTTCTTGACAGAGATAGAATTGTTGTCAAGGTTACATCATCGAAACCTTGTGTCTTTGATTGGGTATTGTGATGAAGAAGGTGAACAG ATGTTGGTCTATGAGTTTATGTCAAATGGTACTCTGAGGGATCACCTTTCTG CCAAGTGTAAAGAACCTCTGAGTTTTGCTACGAGATTGAGAATTGCCCTAGGATCGGCTAAGGGCATCCTCTACCTGCATACTGAAGCTGATCCTCCAGTATTTCACCGAGATATCAAGGCCAGTAACATATTATTGGACTCCAAGTATATGGCAAAAGTTGCTGATTTTGGACTTTCACGACTTGCACCAGTTCCAGATATTGAAGGGATGGTGCCTACTCATGTATCCACAGTTGTTAAGGGGACACCA GGTTACCTTGATCCGGAGTATTTCTTAACTCGTAAATTGACAGACAAGAGTGATGTTTATAGCCTTGGTGTTGTTTTTCTTGAACTCCTGACTGGGAAGCAGCCAATCTCACATGGAAAAAACATTGTTAGAGAG GTTAATGTTGCGAGTAAATCTGATATGATATTTTCGGTCATTGATGGGCGAATGGGATCTTATCCTCCTAAATGCGTGgtgaaatttttgaatttggctcTCAAGTGTTGCGGAGATGAGACAGATGCTAGACCTTCAATGGCAGAGGCGGTTAGAGAACTTGAAAGTATATGGCATATGATGCCTGATTCCGACATTATATCAGTAGGTCCTATGGTCACTAATGCTGAAAAGGTTGCAActccaccatcatcatcctctacgGTGAAGGATCCTTATGCATCAGAGATATCTGGCATTGAACTAGTTAGTGGAGACATTCCATCTATCGCACCTAGATAG
- the LOC142607407 gene encoding putative LRR receptor-like serine/threonine-protein kinase At1g06840 isoform X1, translating to MGVNRVITNITNNLGVPHYGDLVRKKLPLLMSSGMHLSRVWTCGLLIVAWLCCSSLLIGAQKPLTSPQEVKALQAIKSSLIDPNGNLSDWDQEDPCTSIWTGVFCYNTTLDDKYQHVERLLLLRMNLSGTLSPEIGRLSNLKILDFMWNNISGSIPKEIGNIMTLELLLLNGNQLTGSLPEELGYFPNLDRIQIDENHISGPVPKSFANLTKTKHFHMNNNSISGQIPPELSRLPSLIHFLLDNNNLSGYLPPEFSELPNLQILQFDNNNFDGTTIPASYSKMSKLLKLSLRNCSLQGPIPDFSQIPSLYYLDLSSNQLNGTIPSDRFSQNITTILLSHNHISGTIPTNFSYLPRLQRLSIANNSLSGSVPSFIWQNRAFNGMEKFTVELQNNNLTNISGTTYLPPNVSVWLQENPLCLNSNLAQFCRPEIEEDKNSQSSTNTTSVCPVPAQACPSSYEYSPTSPVVCFCALPLFVGYRLKSPAFSDFRPYRNYFEEFLTSRLELSLYQLYIDSFTWEEGPRLGMKLKFFPLSDSVNNAPTFNKSEVQRIFDLFTSWKIHNNDLFGPAELISFPILGFYKYDDANSPSSGLSKGALAGLVLGIIAGAVALSAVVTLLILRMRVRNYHARSRRRHSSMSSIKIDGVKDFTYREMAMATNSFDNSSEVGQGGYGKVYKGILADGVVVAIKRAQEGSLQGEKEFLTEIELLSRLHHRNLVSLIGYCDEEGEQMLVYEFMSNGTLRDHLSAKCKEPLSFATRLRIALGSAKGILYLHTEADPPVFHRDIKASNILLDSKYMAKVADFGLSRLAPVPDIEGMVPTHVSTVVKGTPGYLDPEYFLTRKLTDKSDVYSLGVVFLELLTGKQPISHGKNIVREVNVASKSDMIFSVIDGRMGSYPPKCVVKFLNLALKCCGDETDARPSMAEAVRELESIWHMMPDSDIISVGPMVTNAEKVATPPSSSSTVKDPYASEISGIELVSGDIPSIAPR from the exons ATGGGTGTGAATCGTGTGATCACCAACATCACAAACAACTTGGGTGTTCCTCATTATGGCGACCTGGTCAGGAAGAAGCTACCGCTACTAATGTCAAG TGGGATGCATCTATCAAGAGTTTGGACGTGTGGATTACTTATTGTTGCATGGTTGTGTTGTTCTTCACTACTTATTGGAGCTCAGAAACCGCTTACCAGCCCCCAAGAAG TGAAGGCTTTGCAGGCCATCAAGAGCAGTTTGATAGATCCCAATGGGAATCTGAGTGATTGGGATCAAGAAGACCCATGTACATCAATTTGGACCGGGGTTTTCTGCTACAATACAACTTTAGACGATAAATATCAACATGTTGAACGATT GCTACTACTACGTATGAATTTGTCAGGAACTTTATCACCAGAGATTGGCCGcttatcaaatttgaaaatatt GGATTTTATGTGGAATAACATAAGTGGGAGTATACCTAAGGAGATAGGCAATATTATGACTTTGGAACTCTT GCTTTTAAATGGAAACCAATTAACAGGTTCCTTACCTGAAGAGCTTGGTTATTTTCCAAACTTGGACAGAATACAAATTGACGAAAACCATATATCAGGACCAGTACCTAAATCATTTGCAAACTTGACCAAAACAAAGCACTT TCACATGAACAACAATTCGATCAGTGGGCAAATCCCGCCTGAGCTATCCAGATTACCGAGTCTTATTCACTT CCTTCTTgataataacaacttatcaggGTATCTTCCACCAGAGTTCTCCGAACTGCCAAATTTGCAGATACT TCAATTTGATAACAATAACTTCGATGGGACTACAATTCCAGCTTCTTATAGCAAGATGTCTAAATTGCTGAAGTT GAGCCTTAGGAACTGCAGTTTGCAAGGACCAATTCCTGATTTTAGCCAAATACCAAGCCTTTATTATCt AGACCTCAGTTCAAATCAGCTAAATGGAACCATACCTTCAGATAGGTTTTCTCAGAATATCACGACTAT CTTGTTATCCCACAACCATATTTCTGGAACAATTCCCACCAACTTTTCTTATCTTCCTCGTCTCCAAAGACT GTCGATTGCAAACAATTCATTAAGTGGCTCTGTTCCATCCTTCATTTGGCAAAATAGGGCTTTTAATGGAATGGAGAAATTTACAGT GGAGTTGCAGAATAATAATCTTACAAATATCAGTGGCACTACTTATCTACCTCCAAATGTTTCTGTCTG GCTTCAAGAGAATCCCTTATGCTTGAACTCCAACCTAGCCCAGTTCTGTAGACCTGAAATTGAGGAAGACAAAAACAGTCAGAGTTCAAcgaataccacttctgtttgtCCGGTTCCGGCTCAAGCATGCCCATCCTCTTACGAATATTCCCCTACATCTCCAGTAGTTTGTTTCTGTGCTCTTCctttgtttgttggatatcGGTTGAAAAGTCCCGCATTCTCAGATTTTCGTCCGTACAGAAATTATTTTGAGGAGTTCCTGACATCTCGTCTTGAGTTATCTCTTTATCAGCTGTACATTGATTCATTTACATGGGAAGAAGGACCTCGATTGGGAATGAAATTGAAGTTCTTTCCTTTATCTGATTCTGTAAACAATGCTCCTACCTTCAATAAGAGCGAGGTTCAGCGAATCTTTGATTTATTCACATCATGGAAAATTCACAATAATGACCTTTTTGGACCTGCTGAACTTATCAGCTTTCCTATACTGGGCTTCTATAAATATG ATGATGCCAACTCTCCAAGTTCTGGTTTAAGCAAAGGTGCATTGGCTGGCCTAGTATTGGGAATCATTGCAGGTGCAGTTGCATTGTCTGCAGTTGTTACTCTTCTGATACTGAGAATGCGTGTGAGGAATTACCATGCGCGTTCAAGAAGACGCCATT CGTCTATGAGCTCCATAAAAATTGATGGTGTAAAGGATTTCACTTATAGAGAAATGGCTATGGCTACAAACAGTTTTGACAACTCCAGTGAGGTTGGCCAAGGAGGGTATGGTAAGGTTTATAAAGGCATTCTAGCTGATGGTGTAGTTGTGGCCATAAAACGTGCACAAGAGGGATCTTTACAGGGTGAAAAAGAGTTCTTGACAGAGATAGAATTGTTGTCAAGGTTACATCATCGAAACCTTGTGTCTTTGATTGGGTATTGTGATGAAGAAGGTGAACAG ATGTTGGTCTATGAGTTTATGTCAAATGGTACTCTGAGGGATCACCTTTCTG CCAAGTGTAAAGAACCTCTGAGTTTTGCTACGAGATTGAGAATTGCCCTAGGATCGGCTAAGGGCATCCTCTACCTGCATACTGAAGCTGATCCTCCAGTATTTCACCGAGATATCAAGGCCAGTAACATATTATTGGACTCCAAGTATATGGCAAAAGTTGCTGATTTTGGACTTTCACGACTTGCACCAGTTCCAGATATTGAAGGGATGGTGCCTACTCATGTATCCACAGTTGTTAAGGGGACACCA GGTTACCTTGATCCGGAGTATTTCTTAACTCGTAAATTGACAGACAAGAGTGATGTTTATAGCCTTGGTGTTGTTTTTCTTGAACTCCTGACTGGGAAGCAGCCAATCTCACATGGAAAAAACATTGTTAGAGAG GTTAATGTTGCGAGTAAATCTGATATGATATTTTCGGTCATTGATGGGCGAATGGGATCTTATCCTCCTAAATGCGTGgtgaaatttttgaatttggctcTCAAGTGTTGCGGAGATGAGACAGATGCTAGACCTTCAATGGCAGAGGCGGTTAGAGAACTTGAAAGTATATGGCATATGATGCCTGATTCCGACATTATATCAGTAGGTCCTATGGTCACTAATGCTGAAAAGGTTGCAActccaccatcatcatcctctacgGTGAAGGATCCTTATGCATCAGAGATATCTGGCATTGAACTAGTTAGTGGAGACATTCCATCTATCGCACCTAGATAG